The Pasteurella multocida genome contains a region encoding:
- the aspA gene encoding aspartate ammonia-lyase, giving the protein MTVTRKEVDLLGEREVPADVYWGIHTLRAVENFNISNAVISDVPDFVRGMVMVKKATALANGELGAIPDKIAKAIVAACDEILTTGKCLDQFPSDIYQGGAGTSVNMNTNEVVANLALELLGHKKGEYQYLDPMDHVNASQSTNDAYPTGFRIAVYNSIMKLVAKVLYLQQGFENKAKEFSHILKMGRTQLQDAVPMTVGQEFKAFSVLLDEEVRNLTRTAEYLLEVNLGATAIGTGLNTPKGYAPLAVKYLSEVTGLPCVLAENLIEATSDCGAYVMVHGALKRTAVKLSKVCNDLRLLSSGPRAGLNEINLPELQAGSSIMPAKVNPVVPEVVNQVCYKVMGNDITITFAAEAGQLQLNVMEPVIAQAMFESIDILTNACVNLRDKCIDGITVNKETCENYVFNSIGIVTYLNPFIGHHNGDLVGKICAKTGRGVKEVVLEKGLLTEAELDDILSVENLMNPTYKAKLNK; this is encoded by the coding sequence ATGACAGTAACAAGAAAAGAAGTGGATTTACTCGGAGAACGTGAAGTACCAGCAGACGTATACTGGGGAATTCATACCTTAAGAGCGGTAGAAAATTTTAATATTTCAAATGCGGTTATCTCAGATGTGCCTGATTTTGTACGCGGTATGGTGATGGTGAAAAAGGCGACCGCCTTAGCAAACGGTGAATTAGGGGCGATTCCTGATAAAATTGCAAAAGCGATTGTAGCTGCTTGTGATGAAATCTTAACCACAGGCAAATGCTTAGATCAATTCCCGTCAGATATTTATCAAGGCGGTGCGGGTACCTCAGTGAATATGAATACGAATGAGGTTGTGGCGAATTTGGCGTTAGAGTTATTAGGACATAAGAAAGGGGAATACCAATATTTAGATCCAATGGATCATGTTAACGCTAGCCAATCAACCAATGACGCCTATCCAACAGGTTTCCGTATTGCTGTCTATAACAGTATTATGAAGCTCGTGGCAAAAGTGCTTTATTTACAACAAGGTTTTGAAAATAAAGCAAAAGAATTTTCGCACATTCTTAAAATGGGACGTACGCAATTACAAGATGCTGTGCCAATGACAGTAGGACAAGAATTTAAAGCCTTCTCTGTTTTATTAGATGAAGAAGTTCGCAATTTAACACGCACAGCAGAATACTTATTAGAAGTTAATTTAGGTGCGACAGCAATTGGTACGGGCTTAAATACACCAAAAGGGTATGCGCCATTAGCGGTCAAATACCTGTCTGAAGTCACAGGATTACCTTGTGTATTAGCTGAAAACTTAATCGAAGCTACCTCGGATTGTGGGGCGTATGTGATGGTGCACGGTGCATTAAAACGTACTGCGGTGAAACTATCAAAAGTATGTAATGACTTACGTCTATTATCTTCGGGTCCGCGTGCAGGGTTAAATGAGATTAATTTGCCTGAATTACAAGCGGGTTCATCGATTATGCCAGCAAAAGTCAACCCAGTGGTACCCGAAGTGGTTAACCAAGTTTGCTATAAAGTGATGGGGAACGATATTACCATTACCTTTGCCGCAGAGGCTGGACAATTACAATTAAACGTCATGGAGCCAGTGATTGCACAAGCGATGTTTGAATCTATTGATATTTTGACCAATGCTTGTGTGAATTTACGCGATAAATGTATTGATGGTATTACGGTGAATAAAGAAACTTGTGAAAACTATGTCTTTAATTCTATCGGTATCGTGACTTATTTAAATCCATTTATTGGACACCATAATGGTGACTTAGTCGGTAAAATCTGTGCGAAAACAGGGCGCGGAGTGAAAGAGGTCGTACTCGAAAAAGGACTCCTCACAGAAGCAGAATTAGATGATATTCTCTCAGTGGAGAACTTAATGAATCCAACCTATAAAGCGAAGTTGAATAAATAA
- the groL gene encoding chaperonin GroEL (60 kDa chaperone family; promotes refolding of misfolded polypeptides especially under stressful conditions; forms two stacked rings of heptamers to form a barrel-shaped 14mer; ends can be capped by GroES; misfolded proteins enter the barrel where they are refolded when GroES binds), with protein sequence MAAKDVKFGNDARVKMLAGVNILADAVKVTLGPKGRNVVLDKSFGAPTITKDGVSVAREIELEDKFENMGAQMVKEVASKANDAAGDGTTTATVLAQAIVNEGLKAVAAGMNPMDLKRGIDKAVTAVVTELKALSKPCETSKEIEQVGTISANSDSIVGQIIAQAMDKVGKEGVITVEDGTGLEDELAVVEGMQFDRGYLSPYFINKPETATVELDNPFILLVDKKVSNIRELLPVLEGVAKAGKPLLIIAEDVEGEALATLVVNTMRGIVKVAAVKAPGFGDRRKAMLQDIAILTAGTVISEEIGMELEKATLEDLGQAKRVVINKDNTTIIDGIGDEAQIQGRVAQIRQQIEESTSDYDKEKLQERVAKLAGGVAVIKVGAATEVEMKEKKARVEDALHATRAAVEEGIVAGGGVALIRAASKVAGLQGDNEEQNVGIKLALRAMEAPLRQIVANAGEEASVVASAVKNGEGNFGYNAGTEQYGDMIEMGILDPTKVTRSALQFAASVAGLMITTECMVTDLPKEDKADLGAAGMGGMGGMM encoded by the coding sequence ATGGCAGCAAAAGACGTAAAATTTGGTAATGATGCACGTGTCAAAATGTTAGCGGGTGTCAATATTCTTGCGGATGCAGTAAAAGTTACCTTAGGTCCTAAAGGTCGTAATGTCGTATTAGATAAATCTTTCGGTGCACCGACTATCACTAAAGATGGTGTATCAGTGGCGCGTGAAATCGAATTAGAAGATAAATTCGAAAATATGGGTGCACAAATGGTAAAAGAAGTGGCGTCAAAAGCGAATGATGCGGCAGGTGACGGTACCACGACAGCAACCGTTTTAGCACAAGCTATCGTCAACGAAGGCTTAAAAGCGGTGGCTGCGGGTATGAACCCAATGGATTTAAAACGTGGTATCGACAAAGCGGTAACCGCAGTGGTTACTGAATTAAAAGCCCTTTCAAAACCTTGTGAAACCTCAAAAGAAATCGAACAAGTGGGAACAATCTCTGCTAACTCAGACAGTATTGTTGGTCAAATCATTGCACAAGCGATGGATAAAGTAGGTAAAGAAGGCGTGATCACCGTTGAAGATGGCACAGGTTTAGAAGACGAACTTGCCGTTGTAGAAGGGATGCAATTCGATCGCGGTTATTTATCACCTTACTTCATCAACAAACCAGAAACAGCAACAGTTGAATTAGACAATCCATTTATTTTATTAGTGGACAAAAAAGTGTCCAACATTCGTGAATTGTTACCTGTGTTAGAAGGTGTAGCAAAAGCGGGCAAACCATTATTAATTATCGCAGAAGATGTCGAAGGTGAAGCACTTGCAACCTTAGTCGTCAACACCATGCGTGGAATTGTGAAAGTCGCAGCAGTGAAAGCACCTGGCTTTGGTGACCGTCGTAAAGCCATGTTACAAGATATCGCGATCTTAACGGCTGGTACGGTTATTTCTGAAGAAATCGGTATGGAATTAGAAAAAGCTACACTTGAAGATCTTGGTCAAGCAAAACGCGTGGTCATCAACAAAGACAACACCACGATTATCGATGGTATCGGTGATGAAGCACAAATCCAAGGTCGTGTGGCACAAATTCGTCAACAAATCGAAGAATCCACCTCTGATTACGACAAAGAAAAATTACAAGAGCGCGTGGCTAAACTCGCTGGCGGTGTCGCAGTCATTAAAGTGGGTGCAGCAACCGAAGTAGAAATGAAAGAGAAAAAAGCGCGCGTAGAAGACGCACTCCACGCAACACGTGCGGCGGTTGAAGAAGGTATCGTTGCCGGTGGTGGTGTTGCCTTAATCCGTGCCGCTAGCAAAGTCGCTGGTCTTCAAGGTGATAATGAAGAACAAAATGTGGGAATCAAACTTGCCTTACGTGCAATGGAAGCCCCATTACGTCAGATCGTAGCCAACGCAGGTGAAGAAGCGTCTGTCGTAGCAAGTGCAGTGAAAAATGGCGAAGGTAACTTCGGTTATAACGCAGGTACAGAACAGTACGGCGATATGATCGAAATGGGTATCTTAGACCCAACAAAAGTTACCCGTTCTGCATTACAATTTGCGGCTTCTGTTGCTGGCTTAATGATCACCACTGAATGTATGGTCACTGACCTACCAAAAGAGGATAAAGCCGACTTAGGTGCTGCAGGTATGGGTGGTATGGGCGGTATGATGTAA
- a CDS encoding AbgT family transporter, which translates to MTTTQQQKKGSKFLHTVEWLGNMLPHPVTLFMIFIVLLLITSALGEYFGLAVADPRPEGVKGRAADGMIYVVSLLNAEGLSRILTNLVKNFTNFAPLGTVLVALLGVGIAEKAGLLSAVMRLLVTKSPRKLTTFTIVFAGILSNTASELGYVVLIPLAAIIFHSLGRHPLAGLAAAFAGVSGGYSANLLLGTIDPLLAGITQQAAQIIDPTYTVGPEANWFFMAASTFVIAFIGYFITEKIVEPQLGPYNSHLSQEELDLQHSNEVSPLERKGLRYAGLVFLILCALLAWTVVPENGILRDPKTGLVTGSPFLKSIVAFIFILFAIPGTVYGIVTKSIRSEKDVVNAMAEAMSTLGLYLVIIFFASQFVAFFNWTNIGQYIAVKGANFLNEVGLHGGILFMGFILICAFINLMIGSASAQWAVTAPIFVPMLMLTGYSPEIIQAAYRIGDSVTNIITPMMSYFGLIMATVLKYKKDAGVGTLVSMMLPYSVAFLVAWSAMFFIWVFVLGLPVGPNSPMFYPAQ; encoded by the coding sequence ATGACTACAACACAACAACAAAAGAAAGGCAGTAAATTTCTTCATACGGTGGAATGGCTCGGTAACATGTTACCCCACCCCGTTACCCTTTTTATGATTTTTATTGTTTTATTATTAATTACTTCTGCATTAGGGGAATATTTTGGTCTAGCCGTTGCAGACCCTCGTCCGGAAGGCGTTAAAGGACGTGCGGCTGACGGGATGATTTACGTCGTCAGTTTGCTAAATGCCGAAGGCTTAAGCAGAATTTTGACTAATTTGGTGAAAAACTTTACTAACTTTGCCCCATTAGGCACAGTATTGGTGGCATTATTAGGGGTCGGTATTGCTGAAAAAGCAGGGCTTCTTTCTGCCGTCATGCGTTTATTGGTCACCAAATCACCACGTAAATTGACAACGTTCACTATTGTTTTTGCGGGGATTCTATCGAACACCGCCTCTGAATTAGGTTATGTTGTCCTCATTCCTTTAGCTGCCATTATTTTTCACTCATTAGGTCGCCATCCATTAGCGGGTCTTGCTGCTGCATTTGCGGGGGTATCTGGTGGTTACTCCGCCAACCTCTTATTAGGTACGATTGATCCATTACTCGCAGGGATCACGCAACAAGCTGCACAAATTATCGATCCAACTTATACGGTAGGTCCTGAAGCCAACTGGTTCTTCATGGCTGCCAGTACCTTTGTGATTGCGTTTATTGGTTATTTCATTACAGAAAAAATCGTGGAACCACAATTAGGTCCTTATAACAGTCATCTTTCACAAGAAGAACTGGATTTACAGCACTCGAATGAAGTTTCTCCATTAGAGCGTAAAGGATTAAGATACGCGGGTTTAGTCTTCTTAATTTTATGTGCACTATTAGCTTGGACTGTGGTCCCTGAAAATGGCATTTTACGTGATCCAAAAACAGGTTTAGTCACAGGTTCACCATTCTTAAAATCGATCGTTGCCTTTATCTTCATTCTCTTTGCTATTCCGGGTACGGTTTATGGGATTGTGACAAAAAGTATTCGTAGCGAAAAAGATGTGGTCAATGCGATGGCTGAAGCCATGAGTACATTAGGACTATACCTTGTGATTATCTTCTTCGCGTCACAATTCGTCGCCTTCTTTAACTGGACCAATATTGGTCAATATATCGCGGTAAAAGGCGCTAACTTCCTAAATGAAGTAGGCTTACATGGCGGTATCCTCTTTATGGGCTTCATCTTGATCTGTGCTTTCATTAACTTAATGATTGGTTCTGCCTCTGCACAATGGGCTGTTACTGCACCGATCTTTGTGCCAATGCTGATGTTAACCGGTTATTCACCTGAAATCATTCAAGCGGCTTACCGTATCGGTGATTCCGTAACCAATATCATCACCCCAATGATGAGCTACTTTGGCTTGATCATGGCAACCGTATTGAAATATAAGAAAGATGCGGGGGTCGGTACGCTTGTGTCAATGATGTTACCGTACTCTGTTGCCTTCTTAGTGGCATGGTCTGCGATGTTCTTTATTTGGGTCTTCGTGTTAGGCTTACCGGTCGGTCCTAACTCGCCAATGTTCTACCCAGCGCAATAA
- a CDS encoding co-chaperone GroES → MNIRPLHDRVIIKREEVETRSAGGIVLTGSAATKSTRAKVLAVGKGRILENGTVQPLDVKVGDTVIFNDGYGVKAEKIDGEEVLIISENDILAIVE, encoded by the coding sequence ATGAATATTCGTCCATTACATGACCGTGTGATCATCAAACGTGAAGAAGTGGAAACCCGCTCAGCAGGGGGGATTGTGTTGACCGGCTCTGCTGCAACAAAATCAACACGTGCAAAAGTATTAGCCGTGGGTAAAGGTCGCATCTTAGAAAATGGTACAGTACAACCTTTAGATGTGAAAGTCGGCGATACCGTGATTTTCAATGACGGTTATGGCGTGAAAGCAGAAAAAATTGATGGCGAAGAAGTGTTAATTATTTCTGAAAACGATATTTTAGCCATTGTTGAATAA
- a CDS encoding FxsA family protein: protein MPLVLFLFIAFLFIYTELSLLVWIGSNIGVLSLILLLILSSLFGLFMIRARGWYTLLNVQKQLSQGEIPTRALLKSGIWIVAGILFFIPGFLTDLIALFLLIPITSLWIEKLITNKIHIVRSRFFRYSQKANHSQSEGEVFEAEYEKQVDEDKRIK from the coding sequence ATGCCTCTGGTTCTCTTTCTTTTTATCGCTTTTTTATTTATCTATACCGAATTGTCACTTTTAGTTTGGATAGGATCGAATATTGGCGTATTGAGTCTCATTCTGTTACTCATTTTATCATCGCTTTTCGGGCTCTTCATGATCCGAGCTCGTGGTTGGTATACCTTATTAAATGTACAAAAACAATTATCCCAAGGCGAAATCCCGACACGTGCGTTATTAAAATCTGGCATTTGGATTGTAGCCGGTATCCTTTTCTTTATTCCCGGCTTTTTGACCGATTTAATCGCATTATTTTTATTAATCCCGATCACTAGCCTCTGGATTGAAAAACTGATAACCAACAAGATCCATATAGTGCGTAGCCGTTTCTTCCGCTACAGCCAGAAAGCGAATCACAGCCAGTCAGAAGGCGAGGTGTTTGAAGCCGAATACGAAAAACAAGTGGATGAAGATAAAAGAATAAAATAA